In Epinephelus lanceolatus isolate andai-2023 chromosome 13, ASM4190304v1, whole genome shotgun sequence, the following are encoded in one genomic region:
- the LOC144466472 gene encoding leukotriene B4 receptor 1-like gives MEQLNSSAVTSNISSSPGHPPPASWDSSGLVPAVVLSVCFLLGVPGNIAVIILRPNWENMSSLSQILMLNLAISDLLCLITLPLWIYSLLFSWNLGLVACKLLAYFVLCSIYCSMQTVTVLSIQRYLQVVRLQTFLDQRGRRRLLVLLWLVAMILSISRLVVRQLTTDQHWTHCNYGFSSEAQQVAVQLTETLIGFISISVVAFSYISLYRTVDQAAFFNNPQTTRLVTSIIVTFFVLWMPYHIINVLGVAGVLLKNESLMKFFGDSRDIATALTFVNSCLNPLLYAFASRNMCTVCQQREH, from the coding sequence ATGGAACAACTCAACTCCTCTGCGGTCACTTCTaacatctcctcctctcctggaCATCCACCTCCTGCCTCCTGGGACTCCAGCGGTCTGGTCCCTGCGGTggtgctgtctgtctgcttccTGCTGGGAGTTCCTGGAAACATTGCTGTGATCATCCTCAGACCAAACTGGGAGAACATGTCCAGTCTGAGCCAGATTCTGATGCTGAATTTGGCCATATCAGACCTGCTCTGTCTGATCACCCTGCCTCTGTGGATTTACTCTTTACTGTTCAGCTGGAACCTCGGCCTGGTGGCCTGTAAGCTCCTGGCTTATTTTGTGTTGTGCAGCATTTATTGTAGCATGCAGACTGTGACTGTGCTGAGCATTCAGCGCTACCTCCAGGTGGTGCGCCTACAGACGTTCTTAGATCAGCGAGGAAGGAGGAGGCTGCTGGTTCTGCTCTGGCTGGTTGCGATGATCCTGTCCATCTCTCGTTTAGTGGTTCGGCAGCTGACCACAGATCAGCACTGGACACACTGCAATTATGGCTTCTCTTCTGAGGCCCAGCAGGTGGCCGTGCAGCTGACAGAGACCCTGATAGGATTTATTTCAATTTCTGTTGTGGCATTTTCATACATCAGCCTTTACAGAACAGTGGACCAGGCAGCTTTCTTCAACAACCCACAGACGACCCGGCTGGTCACAAGTATCATCGTGACCTTTTTTGTCCTCTGGATGCCCTATCATATCATAAATGTGCTTGGTGTGGCAGGTGTTTTACTCAAAAATGAGAGCCTGATGAAGTTTTTTGGGGACAGCAGGGACATTGCTACAGCACTGACATTTGTGAATAGCTGCCTGAATCCACTCCTTTATGCATTTGCTTCTAGAAACATGTGCACAGTGTGCCAACAAAGAGAACATTAA